In one Methylobacterium sp. SyP6R genomic region, the following are encoded:
- a CDS encoding phosphoribosylaminoimidazolesuccinocarboxamide synthase, translated as MDTAALAPFSDYVLPEATLPELPGHYRGKVRDNYDLPDGRRILITSDRLSAFDRELAAIPLKGQVLTQTARYWFEKTRDICDNHVLAYPDPNVVVGRRLTILPVEIVVRGYLAGSTGTSVLTLYKAGRREMYGHRLPDGMRPHEKLPQPIITPTTKAGHGDHDAPLSAAEILERGLLTEAQWHTLSAAALALFARGQALAAKNGLILADTKYEFGTDADGRIVLADEIHTPDSSRYWFAQSYAERFEAGTLPESFDKDVVRNWVASRCDPYRDPVPEIPPDVVLRTAATYVSAFETITGERFALPDTSEPPLARIRRNIAAYLGA; from the coding sequence ATGGACACGGCCGCGCTCGCGCCCTTTTCCGACTACGTCCTGCCCGAGGCGACCCTGCCGGAACTGCCGGGCCATTACCGCGGCAAGGTGCGGGACAATTACGACCTGCCCGACGGGCGGCGGATCCTGATCACCTCCGACCGGTTGAGCGCCTTCGACCGGGAACTGGCGGCGATCCCGCTCAAAGGTCAGGTCCTGACCCAGACCGCGCGCTACTGGTTCGAGAAGACGCGGGACATCTGCGACAACCACGTTCTCGCCTATCCCGACCCGAACGTGGTGGTGGGCCGCCGTCTCACCATCCTGCCGGTCGAGATCGTGGTGCGCGGCTACCTCGCGGGCAGCACCGGCACCTCGGTCCTGACCCTGTACAAGGCCGGCCGGCGCGAGATGTACGGCCACCGCCTGCCCGACGGGATGCGCCCGCACGAGAAGCTGCCGCAGCCGATCATCACGCCCACCACCAAGGCCGGCCACGGCGACCACGACGCGCCGCTGTCGGCCGCCGAGATCCTGGAACGGGGCCTGCTGACGGAGGCGCAGTGGCACACCCTGTCGGCGGCGGCGCTCGCGCTGTTCGCCCGCGGCCAGGCGCTGGCGGCGAAAAACGGCCTGATCCTCGCCGACACCAAGTACGAGTTCGGCACGGATGCCGACGGGCGGATCGTGCTCGCCGACGAGATCCACACCCCCGACAGCAGCCGCTACTGGTTCGCGCAGAGCTATGCCGAGCGCTTCGAGGCCGGCACCCTGCCGGAGAGCTTCGACAAGGACGTGGTCCGCAACTGGGTCGCGTCCCGTTGCGACCCCTACCGCGATCCGGTGCCGGAGATCCCGCCGGACGTGGTCCTGCGCACCGCCGCCACCTATGTCAGCGCCTTCGAGACGATCACCGGCGAGCGCTTCGCCCTGCCGGACACGAGCGAGCCGCCGCTGGCGCGCATCCGCCGCAACATTGCGGCTTATCTGGGGGCGTAG
- the gyrB gene encoding DNA topoisomerase (ATP-hydrolyzing) subunit B, translating to MAEPARDLTPDTYGADSIKVLKGLDAVRKRPGMYIGDTDDGSGLHHMVYEVVDNAIDEALAGHATHVTVTLNADGSCTVSDNGRGIPTDIHSEEGVSAAEVIMTQLHAGGKFDQNSYKVSGGLHGVGVSVVNALSTWLRLRIWRAGKEHAMEFRHGDAVAPLAVVGPAGDRRGTEVSFLPSPDTFTMIEFDYATLEKRLRELAFLNSGVRIVLTDARHAEHKREELVYEGGVEAFVRYLDRAKEAQIEAPIVLRQERDGIGVEVALWWNDTFHENVLCFTNNIPQRDGGTHLAGFRAALTRQITGYAESSGVTKKEKVALTGEDCREGLTAVVSVKVPDPKFSSQTKDKLVSSEVRPAVEGVMNATLGTWLEEHPNEARIIAAKVALAAAAREAARKARDLTTRKGALDIASLPGKLADCQERDPSKCEILLVEGDSAGGSAKQGRDRTFQAVLPLRGKILNVERARLDKMLSSQEIGTLITALGTGIGRDGSHAFNPDKLRYHRIIIMTDADVDGSHIRTLLLTFFFRQMPELIDRGHLYIAQPPLYKAQKGKTSIYLKDDRALEDYLIDGGVDGAMLKLATGTEFGGAQLKALVDEARGVRQVLHGMHSRYDRVVVEQAAIAGALRPSVAGNPAEAEVVADEIARRLNAIADEIEQGWEGEAKDGGYVLSRTLRGVRQVAVLDEALIHSQEARRLDERAETLSEIYGAPVTLVRRGDQTMLYGPVALFEGMMALGRKGLQLQRYKGLGEMTAQQLWETTLDRDVRSLLQVKVKDTTDADDLFVKLMGDVVEPRREFIQENALNVANLDV from the coding sequence ATGGCCGAACCCGCCCGCGATCTGACCCCCGACACCTACGGCGCCGACTCGATCAAGGTCCTCAAGGGCCTGGACGCGGTGCGCAAGCGTCCGGGCATGTATATCGGCGACACCGACGACGGCTCGGGCCTGCACCACATGGTGTACGAGGTCGTCGACAACGCCATCGACGAGGCTCTGGCCGGCCACGCGACCCACGTGACCGTCACCCTCAACGCCGACGGCTCCTGCACGGTCTCCGACAACGGCCGCGGCATCCCGACCGACATCCACTCGGAGGAGGGCGTCTCGGCGGCCGAGGTCATCATGACCCAGCTGCATGCCGGCGGTAAGTTCGACCAGAACTCCTACAAGGTCTCGGGCGGCCTGCACGGCGTCGGCGTCTCGGTGGTGAACGCCCTCTCGACCTGGCTGCGCCTGCGCATCTGGCGCGCCGGCAAGGAGCACGCGATGGAGTTCCGCCACGGCGACGCGGTGGCCCCCCTCGCGGTGGTGGGTCCGGCGGGCGACCGGCGCGGCACCGAGGTGTCGTTCCTGCCCTCGCCCGACACCTTCACGATGATCGAGTTCGACTACGCGACGCTGGAGAAGCGCCTGCGCGAGCTCGCCTTCCTCAATTCCGGCGTGCGCATCGTGCTCACGGACGCCCGCCACGCCGAGCACAAGCGTGAGGAACTCGTCTACGAGGGCGGCGTCGAGGCCTTCGTGCGCTACCTCGACCGGGCGAAGGAAGCCCAGATCGAGGCGCCGATCGTCCTGCGCCAGGAGCGCGACGGCATCGGCGTCGAGGTGGCGTTGTGGTGGAACGACACGTTCCACGAGAACGTGCTGTGCTTCACCAACAACATCCCGCAGCGCGACGGCGGCACCCATCTCGCCGGCTTCCGGGCCGCCCTCACCCGCCAGATCACCGGCTATGCCGAGTCGAGCGGGGTGACCAAGAAGGAGAAGGTCGCGCTCACCGGCGAGGATTGCCGCGAGGGGCTGACCGCGGTGGTCTCGGTCAAGGTGCCGGACCCGAAATTCTCCTCGCAGACCAAGGACAAGCTCGTCTCCTCGGAGGTGCGGCCGGCGGTCGAGGGCGTGATGAACGCGACGCTCGGCACCTGGCTCGAGGAGCACCCGAACGAGGCGCGCATCATCGCCGCCAAGGTGGCGCTCGCGGCGGCCGCCCGCGAGGCGGCGCGCAAGGCGCGCGACCTCACCACCCGCAAGGGCGCGCTCGACATCGCCTCGCTGCCCGGCAAGCTCGCCGATTGCCAGGAGCGCGACCCGTCGAAATGCGAGATCCTGCTGGTCGAGGGCGATTCGGCCGGCGGCTCGGCGAAGCAGGGCCGCGACCGCACCTTCCAGGCGGTGCTGCCGTTGCGCGGCAAGATCCTCAACGTCGAGCGGGCGCGGCTCGACAAGATGCTGTCGAGCCAGGAGATCGGCACGCTGATCACGGCTTTGGGCACCGGGATCGGCCGGGACGGCAGCCACGCCTTCAACCCCGACAAGCTGCGCTACCACCGCATCATCATCATGACCGATGCGGATGTCGACGGCTCGCATATCCGCACCCTGCTCTTGACGTTCTTCTTCCGCCAGATGCCGGAGCTGATCGACCGCGGCCACCTCTACATCGCCCAGCCGCCGCTCTACAAAGCCCAGAAGGGCAAGACCTCGATCTACCTCAAGGACGACCGGGCGCTGGAGGATTACCTGATCGACGGCGGCGTCGACGGGGCGATGCTCAAGCTCGCCACCGGCACCGAGTTCGGCGGCGCCCAGCTCAAGGCGCTGGTCGACGAGGCGCGCGGCGTGCGCCAGGTCCTGCACGGGATGCATTCGCGCTACGACCGGGTCGTGGTCGAGCAGGCGGCGATCGCGGGCGCCTTGCGTCCCTCGGTCGCCGGCAACCCGGCCGAGGCCGAGGTGGTGGCCGACGAGATCGCCCGGCGCCTCAACGCCATCGCCGACGAGATCGAGCAGGGCTGGGAGGGCGAGGCCAAGGACGGCGGCTACGTGCTGTCGCGGACGCTCAGAGGCGTGCGCCAGGTCGCGGTGCTCGACGAGGCCTTGATCCACTCGCAGGAGGCGCGCCGCCTCGACGAGCGGGCCGAGACCCTGAGCGAGATCTACGGCGCCCCCGTCACCCTGGTGCGCCGCGGCGACCAGACCATGCTGTACGGCCCGGTGGCGTTGTTCGAGGGCATGATGGCGCTCGGCCGCAAGGGCCTGCAGCTCCAGCGCTACAAGGGCCTGGGCGAGATGACCGCCCAGCAGCTCTGGGAGACGACGCTCGACCGCGACGTGCGCTCGCTGCTCCAGGTGAAGGTCAAGGACACGACCGACGCCGACGACCTGTTCGTCAAGCTGATGGGCGACGTGGTCGAGCCGCGCCGGGAGTTCATCCAGGAGAACGCCCTCAACGTGGCCAATCTCGACGTATGA
- a CDS encoding 3'-5' exonuclease, producing MTDALDDIAAILERTGEYRVLRRLGPFVPPAEEPAEPTFVGLILDTETTGIDVTADEVIELGIIKFEYGASGRIYRVLERFNQLHQPSGPIPEAVVRLTGITDADVAGQRIDDAAVEALAAEARVIIAHNARFDRQMCERRWPIFVSRNWACSCHQIPWRAEGHEGMRLGHLLADHGHFHNGHRAIDDCEALLAILARRLRASGRLALSALLEAARRPTVRLWASDAPIALKDRLKDRNYRWSPRRRCWYVDLDEEQIEIERSFLSKEIYRGTLPSGLPADRFTARDRFSTRADPEA from the coding sequence TTGACCGACGCGCTCGACGACATCGCCGCCATCCTGGAGCGCACCGGCGAGTACCGGGTGCTGCGCCGTCTCGGCCCCTTCGTGCCCCCGGCCGAGGAGCCCGCGGAGCCGACCTTCGTCGGGCTGATCCTCGACACCGAGACCACCGGGATCGACGTCACCGCCGACGAGGTGATCGAGCTCGGCATCATCAAGTTCGAGTACGGCGCCAGCGGCCGGATCTACCGGGTGCTCGAGCGGTTCAACCAGCTCCACCAGCCCTCCGGCCCGATCCCCGAGGCGGTGGTGCGGCTGACCGGCATCACCGACGCCGACGTGGCCGGCCAGCGCATCGACGACGCGGCCGTCGAGGCGCTCGCCGCGGAGGCCCGGGTGATCATCGCCCACAATGCCCGCTTCGACCGGCAGATGTGCGAGCGCCGCTGGCCGATCTTCGTCTCGCGCAACTGGGCCTGCTCGTGCCATCAGATCCCCTGGCGGGCCGAGGGGCACGAGGGGATGCGGCTCGGCCACCTGCTCGCCGATCACGGCCATTTCCACAACGGCCACCGGGCGATCGACGATTGCGAGGCGCTGCTCGCCATCCTCGCCCGCCGCTTGCGCGCCTCGGGGCGCCTGGCGCTGTCCGCCCTGCTGGAAGCGGCGCGGCGGCCGACCGTGCGGCTCTGGGCCTCCGACGCGCCGATCGCGTTGAAGGACCGGCTCAAGGACCGCAACTACCGCTGGTCGCCCCGGCGCCGCTGCTGGTACGTCGATCTCGACGAGGAGCAGATCGAGATCGAGCGCTCGTTCCTCTCCAAGGAAATCTACCGCGGCACCCTGCCCTCCGGCCTGCCGGCCGACCGCTTCACCGCCCGCGACCGCTTCTCAACCCGGGCCGATCCGGAGGCGTGA